The Rhodospirillales bacterium genome has a window encoding:
- a CDS encoding XdhC family protein, whose product MRAATLSALNEARREQRAVIVATWLDSGDEKLIALGDAPDPELADAVADAFASDRSTAVEIDGRRLFLHVFNPPLRLIVVGAVHVAEPLAALARITGYAMTVIDPRHAWTDTTRLPGITLLNAWPDDAMAELAPDHRTAVVTLTHDPKIDDPALHFALRAPVFYIGALGSTRTHAKRVSRLTEGGFDEALITRIKGPVGLDIGARTPSEIALSIMAEVVAAQRGKLA is encoded by the coding sequence ATGAGGGCCGCCACACTTTCGGCGCTCAACGAGGCGAGACGCGAACAACGCGCCGTCATCGTCGCGACCTGGCTTGATTCCGGCGACGAGAAGCTGATCGCGCTCGGTGATGCACCGGATCCGGAACTCGCCGACGCGGTGGCCGACGCTTTCGCTTCCGACCGATCCACAGCCGTGGAGATCGATGGCCGCCGCCTGTTTCTGCACGTCTTCAACCCGCCGCTCCGATTGATCGTGGTCGGCGCCGTGCATGTCGCCGAGCCGCTCGCGGCGCTCGCCCGCATCACCGGCTACGCCATGACCGTTATCGATCCCCGCCATGCCTGGACCGACACCACGCGGTTACCGGGGATCACCCTGCTCAATGCCTGGCCCGATGACGCCATGGCCGAACTCGCACCGGACCATCGCACCGCTGTGGTGACGCTTACCCACGATCCGAAGATCGACGATCCCGCGCTGCACTTCGCATTACGGGCCCCGGTGTTCTACATCGGCGCGCTGGGCAGCACGCGGACCCATGCCAAACGTGTCTCGCGCCTGACCGAAGGCGGCTTCGACGAAGCATTGATCACACGCATCAAGGGGCCGGTCGGCCTCGACATCGGTGCCAGGACACCATCCGAGATCGCCTTGTCGATCATGGCCGAGGTCGTGGCGGCCCAGCGCGGCAAGCTGGCATGA
- a CDS encoding NTP transferase domain-containing protein: MNFGDVPVDQAAGAILVHSTRCGTRTFRKGLILQAEHASDLAEAGYSHVTVAHLDPDDVHEDDAACLLADALAGSAIRVQRPFTGRVNLFSEAAGVATLDIAAIDAVNLIDEAVTVATLPSFDVVTPDQMVATIKIIPFAVPQATLDRCLEAALASNGTIGVAPFRARSTALILTETAAIKPGVLDKTADVVTDRLAALGLTLDSKCRVAHRTEALASAIEQQAETHDLVLIYGASAITDRRDVIPVAIEAAGGTVDHLGMPVDPGNLLLLGHRGHVAVLGLPGCARSPKLNGFDRVLQRIAAGLRVTGRDIMAMGVGGLLKEIPLRPQPRAEEEDAETRPQRTPRFAAVVLAAGQSRRMGPRNKLLIEIDGKPVVRHTVEALAASGLERITVVTGHESREVEAALADCPVAFTHNPAFADGLSTSLRVGIAALPDNTDAALVCLGDMPRISAEILSTLTSAYAPAEGRAIVVPTHNGKRGNPVLWDRRFFDAISQVTGDTGARHLIGENEEFVAEVPLDDDAVLLDFDTPETLRHAQG, translated from the coding sequence ATGAACTTCGGCGACGTTCCTGTCGATCAGGCTGCCGGTGCGATTCTGGTCCACAGCACACGCTGCGGCACCCGCACTTTCAGGAAGGGCCTGATTCTGCAGGCCGAGCACGCTTCGGATCTGGCGGAGGCCGGATACAGCCATGTCACTGTCGCGCACCTCGATCCCGACGACGTCCATGAGGACGACGCTGCGTGTCTGCTTGCCGACGCGCTTGCCGGGTCTGCGATCCGGGTGCAGCGCCCCTTCACGGGGCGCGTCAATCTTTTCAGCGAGGCGGCGGGGGTGGCGACCCTCGACATCGCCGCGATCGATGCGGTCAACCTGATCGACGAAGCCGTCACGGTCGCGACCCTGCCGTCGTTCGACGTTGTGACGCCCGACCAGATGGTCGCCACCATCAAGATTATCCCCTTCGCCGTCCCGCAGGCCACGCTCGACCGTTGCCTTGAGGCCGCCCTCGCGTCCAACGGCACCATCGGAGTCGCACCGTTCCGCGCCCGCAGCACCGCGCTTATCCTGACCGAAACCGCCGCGATCAAACCGGGCGTGCTCGACAAGACGGCTGATGTCGTCACCGACCGCCTGGCAGCCCTCGGTCTGACGCTCGACTCAAAATGCCGGGTCGCGCACCGGACCGAAGCCCTGGCCTCGGCCATCGAACAGCAAGCCGAGACGCACGACCTCGTGCTGATCTACGGAGCATCTGCGATCACCGACCGACGCGATGTCATCCCGGTCGCGATCGAAGCCGCCGGCGGCACAGTCGACCATCTCGGCATGCCGGTCGATCCCGGCAACCTGTTGCTTCTCGGCCACCGGGGCCACGTGGCCGTTCTCGGCCTACCCGGATGCGCACGCTCGCCGAAACTGAACGGTTTCGACCGGGTGCTGCAACGCATCGCCGCCGGGCTGCGCGTCACTGGCCGTGACATCATGGCCATGGGCGTCGGCGGCCTGCTCAAGGAGATCCCGCTTCGTCCCCAACCTCGTGCCGAGGAGGAAGATGCCGAGACGCGCCCCCAGCGCACACCGCGCTTCGCCGCGGTCGTCCTGGCAGCCGGCCAGAGCCGCCGTATGGGCCCGCGCAACAAGCTGCTGATCGAGATCGACGGCAAACCCGTGGTCCGTCACACCGTCGAAGCGCTTGCAGCCTCAGGCCTCGAACGCATCACCGTGGTGACAGGTCACGAAAGCCGAGAGGTCGAGGCCGCACTCGCCGACTGCCCGGTGGCGTTCACGCACAATCCGGCCTTCGCGGACGGTCTCAGCACCTCCTTGCGCGTCGGAATCGCAGCACTGCCCGACAACACGGATGCTGCCCTGGTCTGCCTGGGCGATATGCCCCGGATCTCCGCCGAAATCCTGTCGACACTCACCTCGGCTTACGCTCCTGCCGAAGGGCGCGCCATCGTGGTGCCGACGCACAACGGTAAACGCGGCAACCCAGTCCTGTGGGACCGGCGATTTTTCGACGCGATAAGCCAAGTGACCGGAGACACGGGCGCGCGCCACCTGATCGGCGAGAACGAGGAATTCGTCGCCGAAGTGCCGCTCGACGACGATGCCGTGCTGCTCGATTTCGACACGCCTGAGACCCTGCGGCACGCCCAAGGCTGA